The region GTGTGAATCCTATGTCAGTGTCAGAGCACTAGAGGCCGCTTGACTCAGCCGAGTCAAGCGGGCGGCCTCAGCGGTCGCCCCAAGGAATACCGCAACAAAACTTCATTCCCTACTTGGCATAGCGTGCTCTGCCTGCGGTGGATGCGGGGGATGCGGCGCAGGGCGCACAGCATGCTCTGCTTGCGGCGGCGGCGCAGGATGCGGCGCAGCGGGCACAGCGCGCTCTCCTTGCGGCGGAGGCACAAGACGAGGCGCGAGGGGCAGAGCGTGCTCTATCTGCGGCGGAAGCACAAGATGAGGCGCAGAGGGCAGAGTGTGCTCTGCCTGCGGCGGCGGCGCAGGATGCGGCGCGGGAGGCAGAGTGTGCACTGCTTGCGGCGGAGGCGCAGGATGCGGCGCGGCGGGCAAAGCATGCTCTCCTTGCGGCAGGAGCACTGGATGCGGCAAGGGCTGAGGATGAGCTGAACCCGCCGCTTTTGCTGGCACAACTCCGGGGCCCTTCAGGACGCCTGGGTTCGCTGTTGCGGCGATCGGGGGAGCGCCATGGTTCGTCGACGCGAACAGAGAACGATCCTTGCTGGCGGCTTGAATGTGCTGCAACTGAACAGGCGTAGCCGCGACATGTTCTTCCCTCGCGATTGCGAGTTCCTCGGGCCTCGGCTGCGCGACAATTCCGCCCGCTCCGCCATTGTAGCTGACGTTGTCGATCGTCTGATTCACAGTGACATTTTTGATGTAAACATTTGTAATGTTGACGTTCGTGACATTGTTGACAGTGCGATTGTAAAAGAAATTTCCATTATTCCAGTATCCACCCTCGTAGCCGACGCCGGTGTAACCAAATCCATAAGCCACGCCGCCATAGAACCCGATGTGCGGAGCCCAATACCCTTCATGGAACACATAAACACCATCGTTCCAGCCCCAGTATCCTGGCGTCCAAAGTAGGCCAGGTCGCGGCGCGAGGACCCAGGTGCCCGGAACCCAATAATAGTCGTTGCCATCCCACGCCCAATAACCTGGCGTCCACATGTAATCCGGCTCCGGAATCGGCGGCTGTTCGTAAATAGGCAACGGTGGCGGAGGGATATCGACTCTGATGACGAACTGCGCGGCGGCCTTAAACGAAAGTGCCGATGAAAAGCCAATACCGATTACAAAAGCCAACGCCAGAGAGTGAAGAATGCGCATTCAGAAGTCCTCCTATAGCGCCCGTGGGAAGGCTCCAGCAGCAGCATTGTTGCATAGGTCCCTGATGTATGGACGCCGCTGCAGAAGCTCCTTTAGACTAAGCCGCTATAGGGAAATTGCGCCTAAAAGGCAGCGAGCATCTGTTTAGAACAGCGACCACGCCAGCGCTGCGAACCCCGTCGTCACGACGGTGGGCTCTCAGGCCTGTTTAAACATCGTCTTTCGGGCGTGTCGGGCTGGCGCCCGCCGGGCGGCGCGGAGAGGGTGGGGTTGCGCGAGCCCCATCATGGAACCTGACGTGAAGGCTCGCCGCACAGCGACGCGTCGTTCTTTTCTGAGGGTCAAAAACCGCGCTTTCGCCTGGTAAGCTGGGACGTTTCCACGCAACTCAAAATTCTTGAATTATGCAGGAGCTGGAACGCTAGAAGGCTCATGGCGTTAGTGACCCACCCTGGAAGGAATTGTGTAATTCGCTTCAGCTGGTGGATTTGATGTGCCAAGCTCGGCGAGGGCATCCGGGCGAAGGCAGATATTGTGGAGAAGCCCAAGCCGAAGCCGAAGCCATCGCACTGAAAGGGTTTGACATCATGGATACCCAGACGCTTGTCATCATTATTGTTCTTGTTGTCCTCCTTGGCGGAGGCAGCTGGTACGGCCGGGGACGCTGGTTTTAGGCGGCAGGCAGGGTGCCCGTCGCGGATCATATTGGAATTTAATGACGCGGCTCCGAGGATCTAACCATTGGCGTAGAGGGCGCGACCCCGTCACCGGGCCGCGCCCCCCGCGTCGCGAATCGTAGGGATAGGTGAAGCGGTCGAAAATACCCGAACTGGAGAATACCCTGATGAAACCACTCACAATAGCATTTATTGGTGCGCTTATCGTTGCTGTGGCTGTGGTCGGATATCTTTATTATCAAAGGACGAGGAGCGACATCAGAATCCAAGTGCCCAAAGTCGAGCTGAAGCGCTAGCGGATTGACACTCGTTCGGGAGTGAAGGGGCACTGTTGGCATTAAGCCGCGTTGGGCGAAAATGTGGAAAATCGCCAATTGAATTCACTGAGCTTTTCCGTCACGTTTTGGCCGATTTTTCGCGAATGCAACAGTGCCAAATAAAAAGGTAAATGAAAGACAGTGGAAAGAGAGCCGTTATCGGGTTGCTTCCACTAAAAGAAAAATAAAGACAGCGCCGATTCTGAAGCCGGAGTGATTAACGCATGGGGGTTCTTGAGTTTTGCACAAACAGAAAAGAATCGCC is a window of Methylocapsa sp. D3K7 DNA encoding:
- a CDS encoding YXWGXW repeat-containing protein, with translation MRILHSLALAFVIGIGFSSALSFKAAAQFVIRVDIPPPPLPIYEQPPIPEPDYMWTPGYWAWDGNDYYWVPGTWVLAPRPGLLWTPGYWGWNDGVYVFHEGYWAPHIGFYGGVAYGFGYTGVGYEGGYWNNGNFFYNRTVNNVTNVNITNVYIKNVTVNQTIDNVSYNGGAGGIVAQPRPEELAIAREEHVAATPVQLQHIQAASKDRSLFASTNHGAPPIAATANPGVLKGPGVVPAKAAGSAHPQPLPHPVLLPQGEHALPAAPHPAPPPQAVHTLPPAPHPAPPPQAEHTLPSAPHLVLPPQIEHALPLAPRLVPPPQGERAVPAAPHPAPPPQAEHAVRPAPHPPHPPQAEHAMPSRE